The Flavobacterium sp. CBA20B-1 genome includes the window ATCTGCAATCAATACTTTATATTTATCCATAATAACTATTATTCACACCCATCAATTGTACACGAATTTCCTTCTGCTGAATTATTAGAGTTGGTTTCATTGTAGGTTTGTGTTAAAGCTTCTACAAACAAATCGATAGGTTGTGCACCCGAAAGCGCGTATTTATCATTTAGCACAAAAAACGGAACTCCGGAAACTCCGATATTTCTTGCTTCTAAAATATCTTGTTTTACTTCGTAATCAAGAGTATCAGAATTTAAAACGTACTGCGCCTGATCGGTATCTAAACCTAATTCTTCGGCAATATTTACCAATACTTCGTGATCGGCAACATTTTTTCCATCGATAAAATACGCATGAAACAACAATTCTTCCGCTTCGTTCGCTTTATTGCTTTTTGCTGCAAAATGGATCAGTTTGTGCGCCGGAAACGTGTTTGCCACAATGGCATTTTCTATATTAAAACCAATGCCCACCTGTTTGCCCATATCTTTTATACGCATTTGCATTTGTTCGATTTGAGCGATTGGCATTCTTTTGCGTTCAGCAAGATATTCGTTGATTGTTTTTGATCCCGATGTTTCGTTTAATTCAGGGTCTAACTGATAACTTTTCCATTCTACTTCCACTTGATCTTTAAACGGAAGTTTTTCTAAAGCGGCTTCGAAATTTTTCTTTCCTATATAACAAAACGGACACATAATATCCGACCAAATTTGTACTTTCATTCCAATAAGTTTTACCCAAATTTACGTTTTCCATATTAATTTTGTGTGAAATAGTTGCCAAATATTCTTGTTGAAAATTAAAAGCGTAATTTTGACCATTTAACGAAATAAACCCTAAATAATTTGAAAAAACGAGGGGTTTATGATATATTTGAAAAAATCAAAATTAAAGTAAGAATTTATGAAAACCCTACGCATTAAAAACATGGTTTGCCCAAGGTGTATTATGGCTGTTGAAAAAACAATGGAAGATTTGGGATATGATGTGAACGATGTGGAGCTTGGATTGGTTGAATTTCACGATCCGATCACTCATGACGACAGAAATAGAATTGAAGCAAAATTAGTAGCACTTGGTTTTGAAATTTTAGACGATAAAAAAAGTCAAACGGTTGAGCGTATTAAAAACCAGATTATTGAGTTGGTTTCTAAAGACATGAACGATTTAACCATTACACTTTCTGAATATTTAGCAAGTAAATTGCAAACAGAATATACATCATTAAGTTCGCTTTTTTCAACTCAGGAATCGCAAACTATTGAACAATACTATATACTTCAAAAAATAGAAAAGGTAAAAGAATTGTTGGTTTACGATGAATTAACCTTGAGCGAAATTGCTTATAAAATGAACTACAGTTCGGTAGGTCATTTAAGCAATCAGTTTAAAAAAGTAACCGGTTTGGCACCAACGCATTTTAAAGATGTAAAAAGTGCCAAGGAAGAAGTCTTACAAAATACCGAAACTAAATAAAACCTCTTAAGGAGGTTTTATTAATTATTATTGTTTAAGCAAGTGTTTATGTGCAAATTTAATTTCCCATTTAACCAACCAAAAAATTAGCGTATTTGGCTGGTAAATTTTTTTATTGATTTGATTTCACTAATAGAATTGTACTTTACTTATTAAAAATATCTTATGAGTATTGAATTTTTATTGTCAATTTATAGATTTAGCTGATAAAATCTACAAAACTATCTTCAAATTAGATCTCTTTTTCTTCCGTGTTTTTATACACATTTCTATTCAAGATTTAAAGAGTGTAAAAAATCAAACCTATTTTATTACTATAATCTAGCATGTTGGTTTATTATTTTTAAGGTTTCAAGATACAGTATTCCAGTGTCTCGAGAAATATCCTTGTAATGTATTTTGCTTTAAGTAATTTGCGCTAAACGGATTATTATTTACTCCCTTTTGCTTTAATCATTTGCTCCAGCATATCCCACAGTTCTTTTGGAATATTTTCCAGCATATTAAATTCGCCAGCACCTTGCAACCACTCACCACCATCAATAGTAACAACTTCGCCGTTGATGTATTGTGAAAAATCCGAAACTAAGTAAGCAGCTAAATTCGCCAGTTCCTGATGATTGCCTACACGGCGTAACGGAACTTGCTTGGTAATATCAAACTGATCTTTTAAATTACCTGGCAGTAATCTGTCCCAAGCACCTTTTGTAGGAAAAGGTCCTGGAGCAATAGCATTCATGCGAATTCCGTATTTAGCCCATTCCACTGCCAAACTGCGCGTCATTGCTAAAACTCCTGCTTTTGCAGTTGCACTTGGCACTACATAACCCGAACCTGTCCAAGCATACGTGGTAACAATATTTAAAACGGTTTTGTTTTTTTCGCCTTTGTCAATCCAATGTTTTCCTAAAGCAAGCGTACAGTTTTTGCTGCCTTTTAAAACAATGTCTATAATGGTATCAAAAGCATTTGCCGATAAACGTTCGGTAGGAGAGATGAAGTTACCCGCAGCGTTGTTTAACAACACATCGACTTTTCCAAAAGCCGACAAAACCTGTTGCAACATATTTTCTACCTGATCGTAATGACGAACATCGCAAGCAATCGGTAAACATGTTCCACTGGTTTGTTGCTCTAATTCGGTAGCGGTGTTTTTTAGCTTCTCAATATCGCGAGAGGTGATGGCAACTTTTGCTCCTAATTCTAAAAAATAGGTAGTCATTGCTTTACCCAAACCACTGCCACCGCCTGTTACGATGATTACTTTATCTTTTAACGCATTGTCGCGTAACATTTTCTGTGAAAAATCCATATATTATCATTTAGTTGGTTAAGTAAATATACAAAAAAGTATGCGTGCATAATATTTTTGTTGTAAAAATCAATAAAACTAAATAAGCCTAATTTAACGAAGCAGTTTTCTTATGCAAAATAAATAGTGTTTTTTTTTTAAGAAAAACAACTTTTCTATAATTTTGTATAAATTTAATAAAAAGAAGAAATGGGAAGAGCATTTGAATTTAGAAAAGCAAGAAAAATGAAACGTTGGTCGGCAATGGCTAAAACGTTTACTCGCATTGGTAAAGACATTGTTATGGCTGTTAAAGAAGGTGGTCCAAACCCTGAAACCAATGCCCGTTTGCGTGCTGTTATTCAAAATGCTAAGGCGGCTAATATGCCGAAAGACAACGTAGAACGTGCAATTAAAAAGGCATCCGACAAAGATACAGCTAACTATAAAGAAGTTTTGTTTGAAGGTTATGCGCCCCACGGAATTGCCGTATTAATTGAAACAGCCACAGATAATAACAACCGAACAGTCGCAAACATTCGTTCATACTTTAATAAATGTAATGGAACTTTAGGAACACAAGGTTCTGTTGAGTTTATGTTTGATCATACCTGCAATTTCAGAATAGCTAAAGTGGAAGGTTTGGATTTGGAAGAGTTTGAATTAGAGCTAATCGATGCAGGTGTAGATGAGATTTTTGAAGACGAAGACGGTATTTTAATCTATGCACCATTTAATAGCTTTGGTTCGATTCAAAAAGAATTAGAAGAACGCAATATGGAAATTTTATCATCTGGTTTTGATCGAATTCCGCAAGTAACAAAAGAACTCACTGAGGAGCAAATCGCAGATGTTGAAAAACTTTTGGATAAAATCGAGGAAGACGACGATGTGCAGAATGTTTATACCACAATGGGCTAAAAAAACAAAAAAATCCTTTTCAAACGAAAAGGATTTTTTTTTAATACATATTTTTATGCATCTCTTTTAGCTTTTTTCTCTTTAATAAGATCAGCTGCTCCTCCAAAAGCCCAGTAAAATACAAAGCTAACAAGGAAAAACATCAACCAAAAACCCATGGTTAAGATTGTTAACCCAATTAAAAAAGCTATAAATTGTTGAAATTCAAACATGATTCCGGAATTTTTTGTGTATACAGTTACAAAGATATAACGAAACTTTAACTACCCAAACAAAAATCTTAATTAATTCTAAAAAATATTTCTAAAAATGGATTAATCGATTTTAAGCCGTACCTTTAATTGTATCAACAAAACAACTAATAAAGATGGAATATAGAATTGAAACCGATACAATGGGTCCTGTAAAAGTACCCGCAGATAAACTATGGGGTGCACAAACTGAACGTTCCCGAAACAATTTTAAAATTGGTGCAGAAGCATCTATGCCTATCGAAATTATTGAAGGATTTGCTTATTTAAAAAAAGCCGCTGCTTATGCCAATTGCGATTTAGGGGTACTTTCGGTAGAAAAAAGAGATGCCATTGCTGCCGTTTGTAATGAAATTTTGAGTGGAACATTAAACGATCAGTTTCCTTTGGTGATTTGGCAAACGGGTTCCGGAACGCAATCTAATATGAATGTAAACGAAGTAATTGCCAATCGAGCACAAGTTCTAGCTGGTTTAGAAATTGGTGCCGAAAAAAGCATTTTAAAAGCAAACGATGATGTGAATAAATCACAATCATCAAACGACACATTTCCAACTGCGATGCACATTGCGGCTTATAAAATCATTCAGCAAGTTACCATTCCGGGAATCGAACAATTGCGAAATACCTTACAAGAAAAAGCAGAAGCGTTCAAAAGTGTAGTAAAAATTGGACGAACACATTTAATGGATGCCACTCCGCTTACCTTAGGTCAAGAATTTTCAGGTTATGTATCTCAGCTTAACCACGGATTAAAAGCTTTAAGAAACACATTGACTCATTTAACCGAAATTGCTTTAGGAGGAACAGCTGTTGGCACCGGTTTAAACACTCCAAAAGGTTATGATGTATTGGTAGCAAAATATATTGCACAATTCACAAAATTTCCATTCATAACCGCTGAAAATAAATTTGAGGCTTTGGCTGCACACGATGCCATTGTGGAAACCCATGGTGCGTTAAAACAATTAGCCGTTTCATTAAACAAAATCGCAAACGATATCCGCATGCTTGCATCAGGACCCAGATCGAGCATCGGTGAATTGTTGCTTCCCGAAAACGAACCAGGATCGTCTATTATGCCCGGTAAAGTAAATCCTACACAATGCGAAGCATTAACAATGGTTGCCGCTCAGGTCATTGGTAACGATGTAGCAATTACATTTGGCGGTGCGCAAGGTCATTTCGAACTGAATGTATTTAAACCACTCATGGCAGCAAACTTTCTACAATCCGCACAATTAATTGGCGATGCTTGTGCATCGTTTAATGAGCATTGCGCAAAAGGTATTGAACCAAATTATGATCGAATTAAAGAGTTGGTTGATAACTCGTTAATGCTGGTAACCGCTTTAAACCCTAAAATAGGCTATTACAAAGCCGCCGAGATTGCCCAAATGGCGCATAAAAACAATACCACTTTAAAAGAAACGGCAATTGCTTTGGGATACCTCACCTCTGATGAATTTGATGAATGGGTAAAGCCAGAGAATATGGTATAGATTGTTTTGCAGTAATTGTTTCGCTAAAAACTAAATAATGTTAAATTTGCAACACAAAACACTTAAAGACTTTAAGTACAATTATGGAATTATTCGAACTTTACGCATTGTTCACACAATGCAATGGTGTGAGCACCGACACACGAAACATTTTGCCCAACAGTATGTTCTTTGCTTTGAAAGGAGCCAATTTCAACGCCAATGAATTTGCTTTGCAAGCCCTTGAAAAAGGAGCCGCATACGCCGTTGTAGATGATATCAACCTAAAAAAAATAGAAAATAATAAGCTCATTATTGTAACCGACGTACTTAAAACCCTTCAAGATTTAGCCGGTTTTCATAGGTTTCATATTGGATTACCCATAATCGCACTAACTGGAAGCAATGGAAAAACCACAAGCAAAGAGCTCCTTCACGCGGTTCTAAGCAAAAAATACAACACCATTGCCACCATTGGAAATTTAAACAATCATATAGGTGTACCACTCACCCTTTTGCGAATTACCGAAGAAACAGACCTTGCCATCATTGAAATGGGAGCAAACCATCAAAAAGAAATCGAATTATTGTGCAAAATCACCCAACCCGATTTTGGTTTCATCACCAATTTTGGCAAAGCACATCTAGAAGGTTTTGGCGGTATAGAAGGAGTCATTAAAGGCAAAAGCGAAATGTATGACTACCTCAGTGAAAACAAAAAAACGGCTTTTGTAAACTTTGACGATGCCACACAAGTTCAAAAAACACAATCTATCAATCATTACGGATTTTCCACCAAAAATAATCCAGCTGCAAACCTGCAAATCAACAATGCAAATGCCCAACCCATGGCATCTATGCAAGTAAACAATATCGATATACAATCCAATCTAACCGGATCATACAACCTGCCCAACATCGCTTTTGCAGTCTGCATAGGTAATTATTTCAACATTCCATTCGAAACAATTAAGCAAGCCATCGAGGAATACATCCCGCAAAACAACCGCTCACAGTGGACAAAAATAAACAATAAAAACATTCTATTAGATGCCTACAATGCCAATCCAAGCAGCATGCAAGTAGCCATTGATAATTTTTGCCAACTACAAGAGCCTTCAAAAACCATGATTTTAGGCGATATGTTCGAATTGGGCACCTCATCCAATACAGAGCATACAACCATTATCAAACAAGCTATCGAAACCAAAATACCAACCATTTTTATAGGGCAACATTTTTACAGCAATCAAATAACATCAGATACCGTAAAATATTTCATCAATTTAGAAGATTTCATTACACATCTTAAAAAACAAACCATCAACAGCAATTTGCTACTCATCAAAGGCTCGCGTGGGATGGCATTAGAAAAAATTATTGATTTCATTTAATTTTACAAGGGCAATCCCTTCCACTAACGTTTCAGGTCGGGCTTTCCGCCGTCGCTTTTGTTTTCTATCAAAAACAAAGAGCTCCAACAAGGCTGCAATCCCTATTGCGGTTAGCTGATGATTACTGTATAATGTAGGTTGTATATTGTATTGCTGTATATTGTAATGCTGTATATTGTAATGCTGTATATTGTAATGCTGTATATTGTAATGCTGTATATTGTAATGCTGTATATTGTAATGCTGTATATTGTAATGCTGTATATTGTAATGCTGTATATTGTAATGCTGTATATTGTAATGCTGTATATTGTAATGCTGTATATTGTATTGCTGTATATTGTATTGCTGTATATTGTTGAAAATCCGAGTAAATCCATGAATCTGTTATAAGAAAGCTAAAAATCTCATCAAAAGCATTTAATCATTATATTTAAGGATAAATATCTAAATTTTATAATCAGTTACCCAAAAAAATAAAATGTACAGTGCCTATTTGCATAAAAAAACCGCCTCAACTTGTGAGACGGTTTGAACACTCAATAAAATAACATTTAACTATTATTATGGAAGTAAAACTCGGTCAATTAAATGAACTACGCCATTTGTTGCCAACATATTTACTGATGTAATTACAGAAGGTGTGCTGTTTCCATTGCCTTTTACGGTTGCTTGATTTCCTAAAGCTACCATTAATGTTCCACCATTTACAGTATTTAGTGATTGACCATTTGATAGGTCAGATGAGAATGCACGAGCAGCAATCACGTGATAAGTTAGTATTGATGTTAAAGCAGCTGGATCTGCATTTTGTATTGATGCTATGGTAGGAAAACCAGCGTCTATAAATGCTTGATTGGTTGGTGCAAATACAGTTAGATTATTTGTAGTTGCAAGTATATTAGCAACGTTTGTTGAACCTTCGCTAGCACGTAATACAGCTGCTACTAAGTAAGAGAGGTTTGAGTTTGCTTGTGCCATTTCTACGATATCTTGTGTTGGCGGCATTAATACACGCTCAATTGAATGAATAACTCCGTTTGATGCGGCGATATCGGCAGTGGTTACTTTCCAACCGTTTACAAATACCCCTCTGCTGTCTTTGGTAACGTATATTTTGTCACCACCAACAGTTGTAACTTCAGCGTTCGGTCCTGCGGGTACATCTGCAGCCATTACTTTTGCAGCCAATGTATGATATAATAAAATATCGCTTAAAGCGGTTTCTGAAAGGCTGTTAATGGTTTGTTGGGAAATACCCGAAGCTGCAAATGCTTGATTGTTGGGTGCAAACACTGTAAAAGGGCCGGTGCCGTTTAGTGTTTCTCCTAAATTTGCTTTTGTTACAGCAGCTTTTAAAAGGCTGTAATCTGCATTTTCGCTTACAATGGTTGCGATTGTTTTTTGCTGAGGCATTATTGGTGTTGACTCATCGTCGTTACACGAAGTGGTTAATGCAAGGAATGCGAATGCAAATGTTGCACTTGCAAACTTTTTTAAGGATGTTCTAATTTTCATAATTAATCAATTTAATAGTTATATAATTTACAAGGATTTAAGTATTCGATAAATATTTATTCAATTAATCTGCGGGTATTATTTTGTGCATTAAACGGTATAAACAAACTGATAATATGGCGATGCATACAATAACGGCTGTGATTACAATATTAAAATTTTCATTAAAATTACTTACCGCTACTGCTGCAACTCCCCAAGCAACAGCCACACCAAACGCAATCGCATTGTATTTCCAACTGATATATACGCCAATGATTCCGGCGATAATTAGCATTAAAATTGTCCAGCCTACTTCTGTAAAAAAAATTGGTTTCCATTCTATTTTTGTAAGCCAAACGGCTGTATTTGCAATGAGCGCTACTGAAACCCAACCGACATATATAGCAAATGGGCATGTAATGAATAGGTTTCTCACTGCAATTTTAGGTTGCAATTGCTGACTGTTGAGTAGAATGCGTAGCAATAAAATCAATAACACAATCATCAAAATCAGGCACATAAGAATTGCATCGTTCAACCAAAAATAAACCCATAAACAATTAACAACGTTGGTGGCTATAAACGTGAGCCCTATGGAATCTATGATGGAGCTATTATTTTTTTTTGTTAACTGATAAAAACTATATATGGTATGTGCTATCAACAACAAATAAATAATGCCCCAAATGCTGAATGCGTACCCTGCGGGTGTAAACATATTGAAATAGCTGTCTGATATACTTTTCATTGTATTGCTATTCATTGTTCCTGTATTCAGCAAATAATTCACCAATATGGTTGCCAAAAGGCTAATAAAATTTAGATATATTATTACTTTTTTACTCATAATGATTTAAAATAAGTTATATAAAAAATCGGTTACTCTAAAAATTATTAGTATGTAAATATATTAATAACATTTTATATAGTATATTTTTATACTTAATTTTTAACAAAATTTTATAAAGTATGTTTTTGTACTATTTTTTTAAAGCAAAATTTGTGCTTTTAAAATTTAAAGGATATAATTCGGTTTGTTAAAAATCATTTATCTACAATACAAGTTGCTGTGATTATCTTAATTATTCCCGATATTTTGAGAGCATGAAGATGCAATACTTAATATTTTACCTATAAAAATCATTGGTTTTTAGATTATTAGGAGATATGTGTTGATTCTATAATTCTTAAATTATAAATGATACATATTACTTTTTTAGATTTTTAAAATAAAGTATATTAATATACTTTATTACTTTTTTGTGTTTTATAAATTACCCACAAATTAATGTTTGTTTCTACAAAGCGGGGATATTTTACATATTTTTATTTTTTGTATATTAAAAAGTATATTTTTGAACTAATTCAAATAATAATAATTAGTTACTAAGCAACTACTTTAACATCTAATAGCATATCCATTTGATTTTTAATATACATTTCATTGACATCATTTAAAAAACCAATCGGTGCATAATGAATATATCTTTTTCGGTACGATTCAAATAAGGGAGAAATACGCAAATGATCAACTTCTGTTTTTCTGCTGTTTATATATTTATCAATAATATCTTTTTTATGGTTGTTGGGGTTATTGGCAAATGCTAATAATTCGCCAATTCCGTCGCAAAACCAAACACCTAAATCATTTTTGTCTGATAAACATGAAAACATATTTGTAAAACTGTCAAATTCCAAAACGATATTTGTTTGAAATCTGTTGTTAAAATCGTCCAAGTTTGCCGATACGATACCGAGGTTGAAAATTTGTGAGCTACTTAAATCTTTTTTGATTTCACGATCGATGTAAATACTTTTTATTGCGGATAACATAGGTAAGTTTAGTTTAATAAAACGCCCAATAACTTAATATCGGGCGTTTTTACACCAAAGGTGTCATTTCTATTTCAAAGCATAATGTATAAAACAATTTAAGTGCCAAATAAATAGATATGCAATGTAATAATCTTAAAATCAATTGTTTATTTTTAAAAATAATTTTTTTTGATAAAACCCACCCACTTTTTATCAAAAAATTATGGTAAAAAAATCCCCACATTGTATAAAAAAACCTTAAAAAGGGATTTTTATATGCTATTTTATTTTAACAATGGTTTGTTTATAGACTAATTTTAAGTAAGTAATTTTTATTGTAAATATTTTAAAGCTTTTGTTGCTACCAATTTTTAAATAAAAATCGGCATATTTTAATCTTATTAAAGAGAAAGCTCTTTAGAATGGTCAATACTTTCTTAATGTATAAGTTTTGGTTTGAATTTATTGATTTCATGCTCTAAATTTCTATTTTGGGGCAAGGTATTTGCGTGATTATTGTAAAATAAATTGTTATGAAAACTGAACACGCTGTTAATCCTCCAGATCAAATCAATCAAAATTCTGATATTTTTCGAGCTGATATTTTGAGGGGATTAAACCAAGAAAATAAAAAACTTCCGTCTAAATATTTTTATGATAAAATTGGCGACCGACTTTTTCAAGCCATCATGAAAATGCCTGAATACTATCTCACAAATTGTGAACTAGACATTTTTAAAAACAAAACCAGTGAAATTGTCGAAGTGATAATGCACAATCACACACCGTTCGATTTAATTGAATTAGGAGCTGGAGATGCCACAAAATCGGTTTATTTATTGCAACATTTACTAGAAAAAAAAGCAGCGTTTAGTTATCTTCCTATTGATATTTCCGAAAATATTTTGTCGGAATTGGTGCAGCAAATGGAAACGAAATTGCCCCAGCTATCCGTCGTTCCAATGCAAGGTGATTATTTTGAAATGCTAGAACAAGCCACCAAGCAATCCGAAAACCGTAAAGTGGTTCTTTTTTTAGGAGGAAATATCGGCAATATGGAAGCAGACGAAGCATTGTTTTTTTGTAAAAAACTGCACAGCAAGTTGCATCCGGGCGATATGGTACTTATGGGGTTCGATTTAAAGAAAAATCCGCATACCATTCTTGCTGCATACAATGATTCTGAAGGAATTACGGCAGCATTTAACGTGAATCTTTTAAACCGTATCAATCGTGAATTGCATGCTGATTTCAAAATAGAAAATTTTCAACATTATCCGATTTATGATCCTGTTTCAGGTGCATGCCGCAGTTATTTGGTTAGTATTTGTAAACAAAAGGTGACAATTGATGATGAAGTGATTGATTTTGAAGCAAATGAGTTGATAGACATGGAAATTTCACAGAAATTCACCACCGAACAAATCCATCATTTAATGCATCACTCGGGCTTTCAGTCGCTAAAAAATATTAGTGACTCTAAAAAATGGTTTATTGATGCTATTTGGATGGCTTAAAAAAAGAAAAAAATGGATCAAAACACTTCTAGTAAAAATACAACCAAAAAAACAGATTGGCTGGCAATGTATCGCCA containing:
- a CDS encoding DsbA family oxidoreductase, whose translation is MKVQIWSDIMCPFCYIGKKNFEAALEKLPFKDQVEVEWKSYQLDPELNETSGSKTINEYLAERKRMPIAQIEQMQMRIKDMGKQVGIGFNIENAIVANTFPAHKLIHFAAKSNKANEAEELLFHAYFIDGKNVADHEVLVNIAEELGLDTDQAQYVLNSDTLDYEVKQDILEARNIGVSGVPFFVLNDKYALSGAQPIDLFVEALTQTYNETNSNNSAEGNSCTIDGCE
- a CDS encoding helix-turn-helix domain-containing protein, producing the protein MKTLRIKNMVCPRCIMAVEKTMEDLGYDVNDVELGLVEFHDPITHDDRNRIEAKLVALGFEILDDKKSQTVERIKNQIIELVSKDMNDLTITLSEYLASKLQTEYTSLSSLFSTQESQTIEQYYILQKIEKVKELLVYDELTLSEIAYKMNYSSVGHLSNQFKKVTGLAPTHFKDVKSAKEEVLQNTETK
- the fumC gene encoding class II fumarate hydratase, translating into MEYRIETDTMGPVKVPADKLWGAQTERSRNNFKIGAEASMPIEIIEGFAYLKKAAAYANCDLGVLSVEKRDAIAAVCNEILSGTLNDQFPLVIWQTGSGTQSNMNVNEVIANRAQVLAGLEIGAEKSILKANDDVNKSQSSNDTFPTAMHIAAYKIIQQVTIPGIEQLRNTLQEKAEAFKSVVKIGRTHLMDATPLTLGQEFSGYVSQLNHGLKALRNTLTHLTEIALGGTAVGTGLNTPKGYDVLVAKYIAQFTKFPFITAENKFEALAAHDAIVETHGALKQLAVSLNKIANDIRMLASGPRSSIGELLLPENEPGSSIMPGKVNPTQCEALTMVAAQVIGNDVAITFGGAQGHFELNVFKPLMAANFLQSAQLIGDACASFNEHCAKGIEPNYDRIKELVDNSLMLVTALNPKIGYYKAAEIAQMAHKNNTTLKETAIALGYLTSDEFDEWVKPENMV
- a CDS encoding YebC/PmpR family DNA-binding transcriptional regulator produces the protein MGRAFEFRKARKMKRWSAMAKTFTRIGKDIVMAVKEGGPNPETNARLRAVIQNAKAANMPKDNVERAIKKASDKDTANYKEVLFEGYAPHGIAVLIETATDNNNRTVANIRSYFNKCNGTLGTQGSVEFMFDHTCNFRIAKVEGLDLEEFELELIDAGVDEIFEDEDGILIYAPFNSFGSIQKELEERNMEILSSGFDRIPQVTKELTEEQIADVEKLLDKIEEDDDVQNVYTTMG
- a CDS encoding fasciclin domain-containing protein, whose protein sequence is MKIRTSLKKFASATFAFAFLALTTSCNDDESTPIMPQQKTIATIVSENADYSLLKAAVTKANLGETLNGTGPFTVFAPNNQAFAASGISQQTINSLSETALSDILLYHTLAAKVMAADVPAGPNAEVTTVGGDKIYVTKDSRGVFVNGWKVTTADIAASNGVIHSIERVLMPPTQDIVEMAQANSNLSYLVAAVLRASEGSTNVANILATTNNLTVFAPTNQAFIDAGFPTIASIQNADPAALTSILTYHVIAARAFSSDLSNGQSLNTVNGGTLMVALGNQATVKGNGNSTPSVITSVNMLATNGVVHLIDRVLLP
- a CDS encoding UDP-N-acetylmuramoyl-tripeptide--D-alanyl-D-alanine ligase, which codes for MELFELYALFTQCNGVSTDTRNILPNSMFFALKGANFNANEFALQALEKGAAYAVVDDINLKKIENNKLIIVTDVLKTLQDLAGFHRFHIGLPIIALTGSNGKTTSKELLHAVLSKKYNTIATIGNLNNHIGVPLTLLRITEETDLAIIEMGANHQKEIELLCKITQPDFGFITNFGKAHLEGFGGIEGVIKGKSEMYDYLSENKKTAFVNFDDATQVQKTQSINHYGFSTKNNPAANLQINNANAQPMASMQVNNIDIQSNLTGSYNLPNIAFAVCIGNYFNIPFETIKQAIEEYIPQNNRSQWTKINNKNILLDAYNANPSSMQVAIDNFCQLQEPSKTMILGDMFELGTSSNTEHTTIIKQAIETKIPTIFIGQHFYSNQITSDTVKYFINLEDFITHLKKQTINSNLLLIKGSRGMALEKIIDFI
- a CDS encoding SDR family oxidoreductase codes for the protein MDFSQKMLRDNALKDKVIIVTGGGSGLGKAMTTYFLELGAKVAITSRDIEKLKNTATELEQQTSGTCLPIACDVRHYDQVENMLQQVLSAFGKVDVLLNNAAGNFISPTERLSANAFDTIIDIVLKGSKNCTLALGKHWIDKGEKNKTVLNIVTTYAWTGSGYVVPSATAKAGVLAMTRSLAVEWAKYGIRMNAIAPGPFPTKGAWDRLLPGNLKDQFDITKQVPLRRVGNHQELANLAAYLVSDFSQYINGEVVTIDGGEWLQGAGEFNMLENIPKELWDMLEQMIKAKGSK
- a CDS encoding tryptophan-rich sensory protein; amino-acid sequence: MSKKVIIYLNFISLLATILVNYLLNTGTMNSNTMKSISDSYFNMFTPAGYAFSIWGIIYLLLIAHTIYSFYQLTKKNNSSIIDSIGLTFIATNVVNCLWVYFWLNDAILMCLILMIVLLILLLRILLNSQQLQPKIAVRNLFITCPFAIYVGWVSVALIANTAVWLTKIEWKPIFFTEVGWTILMLIIAGIIGVYISWKYNAIAFGVAVAWGVAAVAVSNFNENFNIVITAVIVCIAILSVCLYRLMHKIIPAD
- the egtD gene encoding L-histidine N(alpha)-methyltransferase, with amino-acid sequence MKTEHAVNPPDQINQNSDIFRADILRGLNQENKKLPSKYFYDKIGDRLFQAIMKMPEYYLTNCELDIFKNKTSEIVEVIMHNHTPFDLIELGAGDATKSVYLLQHLLEKKAAFSYLPIDISENILSELVQQMETKLPQLSVVPMQGDYFEMLEQATKQSENRKVVLFLGGNIGNMEADEALFFCKKLHSKLHPGDMVLMGFDLKKNPHTILAAYNDSEGITAAFNVNLLNRINRELHADFKIENFQHYPIYDPVSGACRSYLVSICKQKVTIDDEVIDFEANELIDMEISQKFTTEQIHHLMHHSGFQSLKNISDSKKWFIDAIWMA